CAGGTGATGAACCCGAGGTGCTGGAGCAAAGGCAGATTCTGCGGCTGGGTGATGATGCCGCCGCCAGTGGCGATGACGCAGTGGCGGCAGCCTAACAAACTGCGCAGGACAGCGGACTCGCGCTCCCGGAAACCGGCCTCCCCTTCCCTGGCGAAAATCTCCGGGATCGAGCAGCCCGCTTTTTCGATGATGAGGTGGTCGGTATCGGCAAACTGGAAACCTAGCATGTGCGCCACCATGCGGCCCACGGTGGATTTGCCGCTGCCCATGAGGCCGATAAGGACGATGTTTTCTGCACGCGGCAGGGCAGCTTCGCCGCCGTCCATCACCTGTTTTAAGATGGAAGGAACCAGAGCGGGATCGTGATGCAAAGCCTCGAAATAACCAGGGTAGGCCGGGGTCCAGCCAGTGGCGCGGAGCCGGGCATTGGAGACGTGTTTGTGCGTCCATCCGCGTTTGCGGCCGGGATCCGGTGCTTTCTCCTCCGGCACGGGCAGATTAAAAAGCAGGGCCAGTTTTTCCAGGCATGCCCGCTGGGTCAGGTGGGCATCGTCCACGACGTTGTAGATGCCGGTCAGTTTGTTTGTAACCAGATGGGCCAGCGCGGCAGCGGCGTCATCGGCATGGATCTGGTTGAGCAGGCGGCCATCGGAGGCGGCCTCGGTGACCTCGATGCCGCTTTTGCCTTCGAGCAGGTTTTTCAGAACGAAAGATCGGCCTGGGCCATAGATGCCGGCGAGCCGTGCAACGGCTCCGCCGTGATTCAGGGCCAGCTTTTCAGCCGCCAGGAGAAGACGCCCGGTTTCTTTGCCGGGATCGGTGGGACTCGTTTCATCCACCTCGCTGCCGTCCGTTTGCGGATAGACACTGGTACTGCCGGTATAAAGCGGGAAGGCCTGCGGGAAGGTGGCCAGCAGGTTGGCCATGCCATCCACATAGACAGCCTGATAAACGGGCGCACCGCCTTTGCCGGAGCTGGCGCAGTGGATGAAGGCATCGGGCGACCAGGGACCGGAAGCAGCGCATTTCTCAGCCAGCCGCCGGACCGAATCCGCATCACTGACATCGCAGGCCAGGACGCGCCAGGGCTTGGCAGCCGTGAGCCGCTCTGCCGATTCAGAGGAATGAGTCGCGCCGATGACCTCATGCCCGGCGGCATGCAGGAGATCTGCGGCGCGCTCGCCGACAAAACCACAGCCAATGATGAGAACTCTCATGAGCGGCGCTGGGTTTGATAATACGAAACGAGCCCCTGGACGACACCGCGCACATAATCCTCGATGGCGCTGCTTTGCAGACGGCCGCCGACAAGCGTGCGCCCAATGTAGTGTCCGGCCAGCAGACGGCGGTAGGTCTCCTCATGGTTCATGACAAAGGGCTCCAGATAGACAACGGGACATTGGTACAGCCGGTTGGCCAGCAGGTTTCGTGCATACACGTAGGGGTTCGTGCCGGCTTTGCGCGCATTCGGTGTGGTATAAACATAGGCGGGCAGGCCGGTGCTGCGTGCCATCCCGTCCGCGACGGCGGAGGCCAGGGGAATTTCCTCCTCATGAATGCGGTCAAACAGCCGGGTGAGCATTTCAAAACGCACGTCCTGCTGCTCCAGCTCCACAGGTGCATAACAGCCATTGACCAGAACATGGAGATGGTTTTGCGGCGAGAACTGCGGCGCGGTCGAAGGACCCCAGGACTCAGCATTCAGATGCAGGCATAAAACAAGATCCGGCTCAATCTTCAGATTGACCTTGCTGGCGCGGGCATGGATTTCGCTGACGCGGTAAAAAAGCTTCTCCGTCTGCCACTGCACGGTGAGGATTTTCGCATCGCCCTCCACCCCCTGATAAGTGGGGAGCGGGTTGAGGATGCCGTGCTCCTGCAGCGTCGCCAGGGCCAGCTTCTCAAAATCCGCCGGACGCTGCTCGGTGACAGGTTCCGCCCGGTCCCGAACCAGACTGACGCGCGCGCCAAGGGCCTGAAGGCGCTCGCTGAGGACACGCGCTGTCAGCAGAGATAGGTCGCCTTCCTGGATGGCCTCACCTGCCTGGAAGCTGAGGAACCGCTCCTCCATCTGCCCCCAGCCACCACCAATGTGCCCCGGGTCCAGCGCGATGTGGAGGTCGCTCAGCAAGGGGCGATCCCGCAGGCGGGGCAGCTCGGCGGCACGCCGCCAGGAGACTGCTGGCGGCGAAGCTTGCTCGCTGGAGTTGCGGAAAGGCACTTTGTACACCGGGTCTGAAGGGTCACCTGTGGGGACCAAAAGAGCATCGGCGGTGACCTCAAAAGGCGGTGGCAGCCCCTTTCCCGGCGAATAAACTTCCTTCCAGGCGGACTCAAACTCTTCACGGGTGAGGGTATGGGCATACCGCTTCAGATCCTCCCAGTCAGGCACTTTGCCCAATGGGGTGACTTTGGCAAAGCGCACGGGATCCAGAGGCAAAACCTGGGGTTCTGCCACCTGTGCAGACAGCCCGCCAGCACTGCCCAAAAAGGCGGCCAGCCAGAAACGGCCATTTTTGAAAAGGAACGACATGCCTGCATCCTAGACTTGATGCGCCCCGTCATCATCTACTAAGTGAACCCATGTCCGAAGCTGCCGCCGAACCCGCCACTGAATCTGCCCCAGAACTTTTCCGTATTTTATTCCTGGGAGATGTCGTGGGCGAGCCCGGCCGGAAGGCCGTCGCGGCCATGCTGCCGGAGCTGAGGGACGAGCTGAAAGTGGACTTTGCCATCGTGAACGGGGAGAACTCCGCCGGGGGGCGAGGCATCACTCCAAAGATTGCCATCAGCCTCATGCGGGCCAAGGCAGACGTGATCACCACCGGCGACCACATTTGGGATCAAAAAGAAATCATTTCCTTTCTCGGGGATGAACCGCGCCTGCTGCGCCCGGTCAATTATCCCGAAGGAGCACCCGGCAAAGGCACCCTCATCCTTCAGACGAAAAAGGGCAAAGTGGGCATCATCAACCTGCAAGGCCGCACCTTCATGCGGGATGCCCTGGAAAATCCATTCAGCGTCATCAACGAGGTGGTGGACGAAATGCGCAGAGAGACGCCCATCATCTTTGTGGACTTCCACGCCGAGGCCACCAGTGAAAAAGTGGCCATGGGCTGGCATCTGGACGGCAAGGTCTCCGCCGTGGTGGGCACCCACACCCATGTACCGACCGCCGACGAACGGGTACTGCCTAATGGAACCGCTTTCCAAAGCGATGCGGGGATGTGCGGCCCGCTGGATTCTGTGATCGGCAGCCAGATTGAGCCCGTGCTGGAGAAATTTCTGACCCAACTGCCGGCCAAGTTTGGCGTGGCACGCGGCCCCGTACGGATCAATGGGGCCCTGGTGACGCTGAACCCGGCGACAGGAAAAGCGGTGTCCATTGAGCGCATCGCGCGGACTTGGGAGGAGTGAATGAGTTTGGCATAGCAGGCCAATAAAAAGGGCCGCCGGAAAAACCGGCGGCCCAGGGGGAACACACAAGGAGATTACTGCTCCAGCAAGATCGAGGAGGTGCGGAAGGTTTTTTTGCTGCCTTCCACGGGAACTTTGATCAAACCGCCGCCGACGATGGCTCCGAAGGATTCATCCTGTAGCAGGACACCAGTCGCGGCGGCCTTGCCCGCTGGCAGGGTCAGCGTGCCGCTGAAGCTGCCGTCGGCTTTGCCAACCTTGCCGACCCATGGGATTGGCGAAGCAGGGGCGCTGGCGCTCAGCTTGAACTTGCTGTCCAGGGTGAACTGGGTTGGCAGCACCGGTGCATCGTTCGGAGCAGCATTGGACAGGCCGGCACCTTCGATCTCCACCGTCAGGAGGCTGTCGATGAGGCCCAGGGATGCAGCGAGTTCTGCCGCCGTTTTGACGGGAACGAACTTGCTGGTCAGGGCTTCGACAGAGAGAGGAGCGGCGAATCCGGCAGCATAGCTCGGCTCTTTGGCGTCAGCGCCTTTGAACCATTCCAGGCCGTTGTTCAGGCTCTGAGGGATATTGGTCGGCTGGCCGAGATCGCCCACCGACAGGATGCCGCCGATGTAGGACTGCTTGTTCTTATACGGCTGGCTCCAGACCAGGGCCTGAGCGGTGGCGGAGAGGCGCAGGCTCATGGTGACCGCCTTGGCATCGCCAAGCAGACCTTTGAGCTTGATGACTCCTGTCTTGCTGACGCTGCCCTTGGCCCAGCCCTGGCCGGCTGGATAGTCCACCCCATTTTGCGAACCTGCATCCAAGACGGTGACAATTTTCTGCACAGCGGGCGGATTGGCGTTTTTAGCCGTCATGCGGAAGCCGCGCTGGCTGCCGGTCTCGGTTCCGGACGTGTAGGTGCCGGTGACCAGCGGACTGTCCGTGGCCACTTCGATCTGCCCGGTGACTGCCGGCAGGTCCTTGGCGGCCGGGAAGCTGAGGTCAATCTCAGCCGACGTGCCACCCGGTGTGAGGGTGAACGTGCCCTTGGACGAGCGGCGCTTGGCCCCGAGGTATTCCAGGGTGGCGGTGAACTTGCCCGAGCCGGAGACGAAGACCTTCACCATGCCTTTGGGTTGGGTACTCTCGCCAGTCTCAAGCAGCGCTTCGTAATGACCCAGCAGGACAGCCGGGAACGGAGCGACGTTGAGATCCAGCGCATACGAGCCGATGATTTCCTTGCCGTTCATCTCCAGGATCTGGAGGGCATAGTTGCCAGGCTTGCCGCCAAGCTGGCCGGTCAATTTGCCGGTGGCAGGATCAAAACTCAGACCTGCTGGCAGCTTGCCGATGAGCTTGAAGGTATTGCCTTCTTCCTTGAGGACGCTGAAGTCATAGTCAATGACATCACCGACCCGGAGACCCGCATCAGGATTGCCACCGTAGGCGATTTCTTCCAGGTCAGGAATGCCGTCTCCATCGGTATCCGCAGTGATTTCAACAGGCACCAGGCTGTCCAGGCGGAAGTTGAGGTTCTGGATGCGGAAGTCCAGGGAGGCTGGCGTGTCAGCGACATTGTAAGCTGTCTGCGGTGTGGGGTACCGGGCGTTGATGTAATCCGTAAAGGCCTTCTGCTCACCCAGCGCGTTATCCGGAAGCTGCGGCACGGCGGTGAAGTTGAGGCTTTCGTCGGCAATGACCGGTCCCAGTGTGCCGTCCGTCAGGATGTAGCGGAAGTTGCTGCCATTGGCCTTGATGGGGTAACCATCGCCGCCCTGGGCCATGAAGTTCAGGGTCACCACACGGATCACCTGCGGGGCGAGGAAGTTGAACAGGCCGTTTTTGAACAGCGCGGTCACGACCTCGTCGTTTTCATCAATGAGGGCCATCGAGGTGATGCGGTCATTGACCGGACGATTCGGGTCCCAGGCAAAGGCCACACCGGCAATGTGTGGGAAGCGTCCCTGGTTAGGCCACGCGGCGACGCCGTGCTCCAGGATGGCTTTCAGCCCCTGCGGCGTGGTGTCAAAGGCCATCAGGCGGTTGTTAAACCGGAGCGCATTTTCCACATCCAGCAGGGAGATGCCGCCTGCGGCCTTGCCGACTTCAGGATTGGCCAGCGGCGGCAGTTTATCCGAGCTTCCAGGCTGGCTGGATACCGCACCGATCTGAGCCCGGATGCCACCGCCGTTTTTCACGGAGACGATCGGGATGTCATTGCCGGTGATGGCACGAAGGGAGTCGCTGTTGGCATCGGCCGTGATGTTGCCCAGGTTGGTTTCCTGGCTGCGGACGAAGCTGCGCTCACCCTCCAGATAGACATTGGTATAACCAAATATCTGACCATCCTTGGCATTAATCACCGCCTGGACAGCATCGGTAATGGCTTTCACTGATGCGCCCTTGGTGCCAGGTGCAAAAGCAGTGGCGGCCAGATTGTCCTCAATCGTATCCCAGGCTGCGGCGACGTTAGCTGTCGTGGCGGCATAGGCACCGTTGAGGGCGATGCGGTCAGCCAGGTTGGAGACGATGATTTCACCGGCTTCATCAAACTCCACCGTCAGGCGGCCCAGGTAAGTGTACTCATTGTCCGTATTGATGATGAGCGTCGGCTTGCTGTCCGCCCCAGCAGTGAGGATCGGGTAGGTGTCAGCAAAATCAGCGCTATGACCTGGGAAGGCCACGGCCACATCGTCTTCATCACCCAGACGGGTGTTGGACCCGGCGGCGAGGATGATGTCCACACCGGTCAGCTTGGTGGCGAGCAGGCGCTCGTTGGCAAGCTGCTGAAGGTGGGAGAGAAGGATGATTTTCGTCACTCCTTCCGCCGCGAGTTCATCAATGTAAGGCTGCACATGCGTGGCCAGCAGGTCCATGTCATCCACACCGGTGGTGCCGGCAGGGAAGCCCTTGGCAATGGTGCCGCTGGGGGAGGAGATGGCGCGCAGGATCTGGGTGGTGACACCCACCAGGCCGATCTTCTCACCACCCTTGGTGATGACCGCAGTCGGCACCAGGCGGGTCTTCACGGTCGAGGCTTCAGGCACGGCGGTGGTGGTGCCATCCAGAGGCACATTAGTGAACCGGGCATTGGCAGCGGAATCCGCCGAGTAATCCAGGTTGGACGAGATGTGCGGGAACTGCGCACCGATCCAGGCACCGCTATTGCCGATGGCATCCATGAAGACATTGGATCCAAGATCCCATTCGTGGTTGCCGATGGCCGATGCCTCCACACCGATCATGTTATGAATGGCGATGTCCGGGCGGGCAAAGGCCGTGGCACCAATGCCAGGCACAGTGCTCAGGGACGGGTCCGTGCCCGCATTGAGGAAGGGGCTCGGGATAAAGTTGTCACCGCCGGAGAGGATGAGCGTGTTATCATACTCATCATCAAAGGCATCCACCAGGGCGGCCAGATTCGGGGCCGTTTGGGAGGCCAGAAGTCCGGCTTCACCATCGGCCAGGTGCAGCACCTGAAGGGTGAAGTTTTCCGGCTCCACAGTGAACAGGGTCATGGTGTTGCTGTCCTCATTCATCACGATGATCATCGGCACGCCGTTGGGGGAATTTTTCGCCGGGATGAAGTGGATGCCTTCAGGATTCTCGTCTTCAGGGAAGCTGACGAGACCTGCCTGCGTGACATTGGCGGGATCGGTGACATCATAGATGATGATGCTGCGGTGACGCTCCAGGCCGACGAAGGCGTAGGTGCGGCCATTGATGACCCCGATCTCGATGCCCTCAGGCTCAGGGCCCTTGTTATCACTGCGACCGTCATCAAAGAGAGGATCACCAATGCTGGCGAGGGTGGTTTCGATGTCGTCACCACTGTCATAGATCATATCGCCTTCATCATTCAGGATGGAGAACGAGCGAGCCCCATACATGAGGATTCGGTCCACATTTCCGTCATTGTTAGCATCACCACGAAGGCCAGGGGCATTGGACACCGTAAGGCGGCCCAGGCGGGCATTGGTTTTCAGCTCGGCGGCATTTGGGAAGACCGTCGGGTCGAGCACGTAGCCTGCATTGCCCACGGTGGTGGTTTCGGTAAAGAAGTCATTCCGGTCATCGCCTTCGTTGGCTATGGCATAGAAGGTCTGGCCGCCTGCGCTGAATGAAGCGATGGAATCCGGCATGTAGAGTCCGAAGACAGGGTTGCCGGTGGTCAGATTGATCATCTGGGAATCTCCAGGACCGTCACGATCACTGAAGTCCGCGAGCAGAGAGGAGAAGTCCTTCTCACCCAGAGGCACCACGGAGGTGAAGGTGGCGGTCGTGATGTCCAGGATGGCCACGGCATTGGCTTCCTGAAGGGTGACCATGGCCTGCGTGCTGTCTGGGGAGACAGCCAGGTATTCAGGCTCAAAATCCAGCGAAGGAAGGCGCAGGACGCCGGGACTTTCTTCAAAGATGCGCACGCCTGCGGCCTTCAAGTCAGGCGCCTGGGCATCATAGGCTTCGAAACCTACCAGGGTCGCCACTGGGGTAGCGAAGCCGCCGGTGACATCAATGATGGTGACCGTGCCAGGATTTGGATCCGTGCCATTGAGCTGGTATTCGCCTTCATCAGCGGTCAGCACTTTGCTGCCATCGGGAGTGAAGGTGAGATGATCCGGCAGGTAACCGACTTCGACTTTGCCAAGGTAGGCATTGTCAGCGGCATTGAGGAAGACGACATGACCGCGAAGGGTTTTGTCGCCGTTCGGGACGGCCACGGCCAGGACGCCATTGTGGATGTCCACGCTGGTCACATCGGAGCTGTTGAGGCTGATAGGAGCCTCGGTGAAGGTGAGTGTGGTGAGGAGCACCGGCTCCGCAGGATTGCTGAGATCAATGACCTGAAGACCGACATCAGAAGTGGCGAAGACACGCTTGGTGGCAGGGTCATAGGCGGAGATTTCCGCACCGGCCAGTTCAAAGGTGGAAACGCGGCCCAGCTTCAGCGGTCCACGGGTGACGATGCTTGCATCGCGCAGCGGTGGCGAGATGCCGTCCGTGATGCCAGGGGAGCCGAGGTCCGAACCGATGGCGGGCTGGAAGCTGCCAAAGTTAGTGCCGGTGGCGGCGGTGTAGCGTGGAGACTCGGTACCAGATGCAGGCACCCAGATCAAGGCCTGAGACGCTTCTGTGCCGCCTGCTGAGGGACCCGCATGGCCTCCAGTGGAAGGCGTGCCGTCAGCTTTGGTGAATCCGGCTGCGGCGTAGCTGAAGAAGAACACCTCATTGCCACCTGATTCAAAAAGGGAGACGCCGTCATTTTGGCCAAAGCCAGGAGCCGAAGGTGCCTGAAAGACTTGAACCGTGTCCTCAAGTCCCCACCAGGCGCGGAAGGCGGCTGGAGAGACAGAGGTGAATATCACCGATTCACCCGGAGCGATGCTGCTGCCAGGAGCCAGTTTCCATGCCTGGGCGATGCCGGAAGAGCGGCCAGAATCATGCCAGGTAAAATTGGCCAGGGAGACGGCAGATTCACCAAAGTTGGTTAGCTCCCAATAATCATTGGATGCTGAAGGAGCACTGCCAGACTGGTTGGACTGGATCTCCGTGAGCATGAGCTTGTAGCTGACAACATCGGCGTCATCGGTGACCGTGATTTCAAAGTTGGCCAGGCTGGCATCTTCTGCCGTGGCCGTAATGTTAAAGGTCTGGCTGCCATCCGGGAAGGAGTCATCCACGGCAGTGACATCAAAGGTGGCGGAGGTCTGGCCGGTCAGAATGGTGACGGTGGCAGGCACCAGGGCTTCGGTGGTATCGGCGGAGGCCAGGGTGACGACTAGATCGCCATCGGTGCTGCCGTCACGAGTGACGGTGCCGGTTGCCGCAGGGTTGGCTTCGTTTTCAGCAAAGGTGGCTGGAGAGACCTCAAGGGTGAGCGTGATGCTCGGGCCTTCATCACCGTCTCCAGAGACGCCGGGCGATCCGAGATCCGTGCCCACAGCCGCAACATAGGTGCCGAGCGTATTGCCCGTGGCAAAGGTATAACGCGGATCTTCCGTGCCGGAGGCGGAATCCCAAACGGCAGCCTGGGAAGCCTCGGTGCCGCCAGCGGACAGACCTGCATGGTCGCCTTCAGAGTCGTTGCCATTGGGCAGTTTGAATCCGGCTGGACCATAGCTAAAGGCGAAGACTTCGGTCCCGGAAGGATCATAAAATCGGACGCCATCGTCTTTGCCAAAACCAGGTGCATCCACATTGGAAAGGACCTGCACGGAAGGATCAAGGCCCCACCAGGCGCGGAAGTCTTCAGCCAATGCCGATGTCAGAATGACGGATTCGCCAGGAGCAATCGAGGTGCCCTCAGGGATGGTGATGATTTCCACATCATCAAACGGCATGCCGCTGTCTCCCCATTTGTAGCCGCTGATGTCCACACTGGATGCACCGAGGTTAGTCAGCTCCCAGTAATCCTCAGCACCCTCTGGGGCACCACCGGACTGGTTGGACTGAAGCTCCGTAAGAAGCAGGATTGGAGGCGGCACATCCACCTGGCCGGGGGAGCCATGATCCGTTTCGTCAGCGTTTGCAAATGAGCCAAAATTGTCCCCAGTGGCAGAGGTATAGCGCGCTGTCTCCGCAGTCGTTCCGGAGGTAGGGTCCCAGATCAGTGCATCCGTGGCGACACCACCTGCAGACAACCCTGCATGGCCGCCGGTGGAGGGTTCACCGTTGGATTTTGTGAACTGGCCAGCACCATAGCTGAAGAAAAACAGCTTCTCTCCAGCAGAATTAAAGAAGGCGATGCCGTCATTACCACCCAGTCCCGGAGAGTTCGCGGTGGTGAACACTTTGACACTTTCCGTCAGATTCCAGCGGGTGCGAAAGGCCGCAGCCTCCACATTGGTGAAAATGACAGACTCGCCCCCCTCAATGGAACTGTCCATCGGGAGGGCCCAGGCACTGCCATTGGCAAAACTCTCACTATCATCATCCCAAGTGTAGCCAGCCAGGGAAACTGGCTCCTCGCCGAAATTGGTAAGTTCCCAATAGTCTGCGTCGCCGGTCGTCTGGCTGGATTGAATTTCGGTAACAAGGAGCTGGGCCTTCGCGGTTGAAGCGAAGGCACCCAGGCTTAACGCCACGCTGAGGGCGGCAAGTCGTATGCGTTTGGAGAATATTTTCATGAGGGAGATGGTCTTGAAAGCGTCTTGTGCAAGCACCCGCAAAGATGCCTGTACGAGATCCGGCATCGCACGGGAGTGGAATGCCAGGGCCACCGTTTAAAGCCCGCTGGCCGCTTAAAGCCAGACCCGGCGCGCAACAATTCCGCCACGTTCATTTTAGTTACGTTTTTTGTTATCCTTGTCACGGCAAGGGACTGAATACAGACCTGAAAATACCAAGGCCAATTGCGCAAACATTCCGTCACGGCAAAACATCCCCCCTGCCGCTATCAGACGCTTTTTCTCCTGCGATCTGTTCACCGACCAATGAAGCAGTGCTTCGGCTTGCAAAGAACCGGGACATTTAATATACCCCGCATGCATATGAAAACAATTTGCCGGGTGCTGGTCATGTGGATGCTTTTTCCGCCTGTTTGTGGCGGGCTTTCAGCCGCCGCGCCCTCCTTGGAAAAGGCCGGCAAACTGGTCATCGCAGGCGGGGCGCTCTCTGCCGCAAACGGGGAAATATGGGCTCTCCTGCTAGCGGAGCGGCTCCATGGCCGCCCGATAGGCATCCTTTCCACCGCCAGCGAGGTCCCGGAAGCCACGGGTCTCCCCCTGGCATCCACATTGAACCGGCTGCACGGTGACGGCAGTGCTGTGTTCATCCCTGTAACGGAGAAAAACAGGAAGGCTGGCGACCCTGAAACAGTGGCTTTGATCCGCCGCTGTGGCGGCTTTTATTTCACTGGCGGTCAGCAAAACCGGACGACCCGGACCCTGCTCACCCAGAAAGGAAGCCGGACTCCTGCCCTGGAAGCAGTGTGGGATGTTTATTTGCAGGGGGGCGTCATCGGTGGGTCCAGTGCCGGGGCAGCCATCATGAGCCATCCCATGATCACAGGCGGCAGCAGCGCCGATGCCCTGTTTTGGGGAGCCACTCCGGCGGATTCATCGGAGGAGGGAAAGGGTGTCGGCTACGGGCCGGGGCTGGGATTTCATCCTGGCTGGCTCTACTGCCAGCATCATCTGGAGCGCGGCAGGCTGGGACGCCTGCTGGCAGCACTGGCAAGCAAGAAAGTGGGATTGCAACACGGGGTCGGAGTCGCCGAAGACACGGCCTGGGTCATTGATCACGCCGCGCAGACCGGCACGGTGATCGGCTCCAAAGGAGTGGTTTATCTGAATGCCACCCAGTTCACCACAAAGACCGATGGCAGCATCAGCGGAATGAAAATCCATTATTTGGACCGGGGGGATTCCATGGACCTGAAGACAGGTCAGGTGCGGCCGGCCAAAGGAAAATCAGCGGTGACGCCACCTGCTGCCCCGGTCCCCATCGCCAGCACGACCAATGCCTGGGGCCGGGATGCCATCTGGCACCTGTTGATAAAACTGGCCCAGGCCGGAAGCGATGCTGAAGCCGTGGCCAGCGATCTGTATTTTGACCTGGTCTTCCGGCGCAGCCCGGATACCCGCGTATCGCGGCATCCAGACGAAACCGCTGATGCACGCCCGACCTGGACTATCACAGATCTCCAACTGGAAGTACACCCGCGCACCGGAAAAGAGGAACAGGCGAAACGGCTGCCTTCCGGAAAAGCCGAATTCAATCTTGTGGCTCGCGGCAAGAAGCTCAAAATTTTCACCTACTGTCCGCCCGGCTACAAGAACGGCCCGCTCTTGGTGGTGATGCATGGGCTGAATCGCAATGCCGGGGATTATCGGAATAATGCCATCCAACTGGCGGACCGCTTTCAAGCCCTCGTTGTGGCCCCTAGTTTTGTGCTGGCTCAATTTCCTGTTGAAGCCTACCAGCGCGGCGGCGTGACCCGTGATGGCAAACCCCAGCGCATGGAAGAATGGACCTTCCAATGCATCCCGGAGGTGGTCTCCGCCATCCGCAGCCGTCAGGGGGAACCGGAGCTCCCCTACTATCTCATCGGCCACTCCGCTGGCGGCCAGTTTTTAAACCGCCTCGCCGCCTTTCTACCAGGAGAAGCCACCCGCATCATTGCGGCCAATCCCGGCTCGCTCATTTTCCCGACCCGTGACCAGCCTTTCCAGTTTGGTTTTGGAAACCTGCCGGATGAATGGAGCGATGACGCCTGGATCAAAAACTATCTGGCCGCCCCGCTGACCCTTTTTCTCGGCACTGCGGATACCGGCTCAAAATACCTGGATGTCAGCGCCGAAGCCATGCGCCAGGGAGCCACACGCATTCAGCGCGGACGCGCCTGCTTTTCCATGGCTGAAAACCTGGCCCGTGAGCGCGGCTGGCCTTTCCACTGGACGCTTGTCGAGGCAGAGGGCGTCGGCCATGACTCGGCCGCCATCTTCGCCCATCCGCTGGCTGAAAAAGCCATCTTTGGAGCCGGTCCTGACACCAACGATTGATACAAGGTCAAAACCGCCACTCCACACCTAACCACAAGGATCGCGGCGCTGCGACAGTGCGGATACCGTCACCGCTGAGGCCGGTCTGAATCTGCTCATTGAAGAGATTCTCCACCCGCACCTGGAAGACCGCATTCTTCATCCGCCAGGAGGCTCCAATACGCACGCTGTGGTAATCAGGAATGACCCGCTGGGCCAGGGCGTCATCAAACTGCGACGAACCATATTCCCAGCCCGCGAAGAAACCCAGCCGCTCATTGGCACGCCATTCACCATTGGCGATCAAGCGCAGCTCTGGAGCCTGCGGGAAAGGTTTGCCTTTGAGCAGAGGCTGGTCCGGGGATTCACTAAATTTTGCCTGTGACCACAATCCGCGCAGGGCAAACGTCACCTCCTTGACCGGCAGCCACTCCACTTCTGCCTCGATGCCATACACACGCGCCTGCTCCACATTCCGCCGCTGCGCACCCGTGCCCCCAGGCGGTATGACACCAAAAATGTCAGCGATTTCAGCAGGGTCCGTCACCGGCACATTGGCGATGGCATCTGAGATCCAGTGATGATACAAGGCGGTGCTGAAGGTAAAGTTTTCCACCGGCTTCCAGGTCATGCCTCCTTCCAGGCTGAAGAAGCGCTCAGGATCCAAATTGGGATTGGCCTCCACGATGTCATTGCGCACGCGAAAGGGCCGGTGAAGCTCGTTCAGGCTGGGCAGGCGGTAAGAGGTTCCGGCAGAGAGCCGAGATTCCAGACTCT
This portion of the Prosthecobacter sp. SYSU 5D2 genome encodes:
- a CDS encoding shikimate kinase, whose amino-acid sequence is MRVLIIGCGFVGERAADLLHAAGHEVIGATHSSESAERLTAAKPWRVLACDVSDADSVRRLAEKCAASGPWSPDAFIHCASSGKGGAPVYQAVYVDGMANLLATFPQAFPLYTGSTSVYPQTDGSEVDETSPTDPGKETGRLLLAAEKLALNHGGAVARLAGIYGPGRSFVLKNLLEGKSGIEVTEAASDGRLLNQIHADDAAAALAHLVTNKLTGIYNVVDDAHLTQRACLEKLALLFNLPVPEEKAPDPGRKRGWTHKHVSNARLRATGWTPAYPGYFEALHHDPALVPSILKQVMDGGEAALPRAENIVLIGLMGSGKSTVGRMVAHMLGFQFADTDHLIIEKAGCSIPEIFAREGEAGFRERESAVLRSLLGCRHCVIATGGGIITQPQNLPLLQHLGFITWLEADVKLLARRTANNNDRPLLRGEEPPQVKLERLLTERKPLYKQLADLRIQTDELSQQESAYGVAESARIFFAQRRA
- a CDS encoding TIGR00282 family metallophosphoesterase, coding for MSEAAAEPATESAPELFRILFLGDVVGEPGRKAVAAMLPELRDELKVDFAIVNGENSAGGRGITPKIAISLMRAKADVITTGDHIWDQKEIISFLGDEPRLLRPVNYPEGAPGKGTLILQTKKGKVGIINLQGRTFMRDALENPFSVINEVVDEMRRETPIIFVDFHAEATSEKVAMGWHLDGKVSAVVGTHTHVPTADERVLPNGTAFQSDAGMCGPLDSVIGSQIEPVLEKFLTQLPAKFGVARGPVRINGALVTLNPATGKAVSIERIARTWEE